The following DNA comes from Notolabrus celidotus isolate fNotCel1 chromosome 12, fNotCel1.pri, whole genome shotgun sequence.
GAACCTTTTGGATCAAGATTTGGACTCCTAGGAAGCATTGTGAACAGCTACAGCCACATCATCACAATATCTTCTGTGAATATCTTAAAATGAAAGCAGCTCAATATGAACGACTTTTCAAGTTAATCAAAAAGCTGTATAGAGTATCTCTCTCTCAATAACAtcccttgtttttcttttgtagtgGCATTCTTGCTAGTTTGCAAAATATTAAGTCTGTAAAGAGAGTATTGTGTCAAATGTTAGTGCTGACAGCTTGATAGGTAGAGATAAGGTTGAAAGTAGCCACAGCTCCCTTTAATGTATCATACACATCACAATCGTAAACAGTCTGCAGTCATAGCATGCTGTGAACACACTACAATAGTAATAGTGTGGGCTACTTGCAGTCACACCTTCGACAGACTGCCCTGGTTATAAGATGAATTTCCCATATGTTAtatacttaaataaaaaaagaagaagaagtaggcAGTGATGGAGAAGTCTGGAGGCCGGCTATCAGCTGTGAGGATCCAGATGTTCTCCCTCCACACAGCCCAGAGTCCAAACTGGGCCCTTTACAGAAGTAAGCATCCAAAGTCAGAGCTTGTGCTCTCGTCCGTTTACACAaaaaggagacagaagagaaTCCATGATGTTTAAGGCGTAACTAAAGAACAGCGCTGGACGTCCCAGGAGCAAAGAAGGAGGCTCCTTTATCGTGGACCTTATACTGAAAGAGCTTCTTCAGAGTGTACTGCCCGACATCgtgtctcctcctccagcacacCTCcacctgaaaacaaaacatcagttAGTTTAATTACAAGTGCAAGGAATCAAGAAATCATTTTAACTTACTGATGATATATAAGCACAGACTCAAAGAGCAtctaaaagaaaatgttcagtcagtacaaaaacataaacacacacctgccCATGTATGTCCCTGCAGTAGCCAGTGGGGAGACCCTGTACATGAAGGGTGAGGCTACACTGGTGGGTCAGACCCTTCAGAAGTCTCTCTGAGCCTTCATCGtctccatcatcctcctcttctctcccatCACAGCGTGTTAGCATCACCACGTTTCCCTGCGATCACAGTCAAAGCAGCGGTGGcgagagtgaaaataaaatctacCTTGAGAGAAGAAAGAATCCTCCAATCATCAAAGTTTACTTGAGGCTGTGATCTGACCTTTAGCTGTGAGCAGACGGCGGCTCTGCAGTAGTGGCTGAAGTCCAGCACGGCTCCAACGCTGACCCCCAGACTCTGCAGCACGCTGAGGTCATCCACCAGCAGCACAGGAGGTCCCCACTCCTCTGCCCCATCAGAACCGTTCAGACTGGACCTGACAAACTCATACAGACTCTTCAGACCGACAGCAGGATTCCTGGGGGGAAATTGAGACGGCAAGAGAGATGAGATGCAGCTGATTAAATCATGATTTTACATGGTTTTAAAGTTTGGAACTATGTCGGAATATGTACAAAATATTAAGTTTTATATTCTATTAGAGCAAAAACTAAGTACACAGATAGTTCTATATCAATAAATTAGCAAAAACCTCAGAAATGTAGTTGTTAGTACCTCAGAAAGTCCAAGGCTTGACTTCCTGTGCTGCTCTCTTGAGGGATCAAAACAGACAGGGACTCGCTCAGGCCCTCCAGAAAGACCAGCTGACCTTTCTCTCTGGCCTGTAACAAGCTTACACCCTGAGGGGACACAATTCCAAAACAGATTAGCACACGGTTAAAAAGAGAACATTCACAGACACAGAGTAGCAGTATTAACTCAACAATTTAAGCAGGTAATCCTGGTCCCAATTAAAGCTAACTTTAATTAaatataagaataataatacttttatttgtatagcacttttcaatacaagcaacaaagtgcttcacaaaaagaattaaaacagaataaaagcagagaagaaataaaagcagagaggtaaaacgttaaaaataaaataaattataaaaaaacaaaaacaaaataaaagcttcactataaaggtgtgtcttgagttaaaatgagggactgactctgcaagtctgatttcctctggcaggctgttccactgTCAGGGGGCTCTGAAAGCGAAGACCCtgtcacctttagtttttagtctagaccagtggtgtccaaacttttttcaaagagggccacatttgatgttgtctgaatacttcagggccagtggctcctatatactgagacttaggaatcacaAAAGTAATATATGAAATCTCCATTTAAtaacagttattttaaaaaaaattctcaataaatcagtaactaggtagtcctcagttcttgTAGCAACGTTaacattagcaaacgttatcttcctCTGGAGGAAGAGGTTTTTCtttcgggtcgggcaatgtgggaaaaatattgtctcattttttttcctatggcaggatcacgatctggatttcatcacacttctatttcatgttgtttttaagacttttctgaccagcagacaacaatttaagagctaaataattcttgtcctgcattctgaactatttttattcaccaaatttggccttttctgcacaatttcataattttgatcttgtcttgtgtcctcttttgtgtcttctgaacttttaatgttcatcaagaacattttcacatcatgataaaaacattaatttgggaaacctgtcagctttaagagttcttgtgtttcctcctaattatattcttgcagaatatccagagctttgcttttataaaagtagtccatgtgaagctttttgagacgtttctggtttgact
Coding sequences within:
- the elp6 gene encoding elongator complex protein 6, with protein sequence MFTELNSILNASPDSITQGEFILISDRHSDASFLIHHFLSFYLRARCKVCFLGLVQSFNHYHAVSQRLGVSLLQAREKGQLVFLEGLSESLSVLIPQESSTGSQALDFLRNPAVGLKSLYEFVRSSLNGSDGAEEWGPPVLLVDDLSVLQSLGVSVGAVLDFSHYCRAAVCSQLKGNVVMLTRCDGREEEDDGDDEGSERLLKGLTHQCSLTLHVQGLPTGYCRDIHGQVEVCWRRRHDVGQYTLKKLFQYKVHDKGASFFAPGTSSAVL